The genomic stretch GCTGTTATCCACCGCCGTCGCTGCAGTCTTTGCTACGCAGTTATTTAACTGATTATCATCAGACCGAAGCGAATGAGATCAGCTGCAAGCATCAGATCACAATTTATCTCTTGATGGATTTGCAGGCGATGCTGTTACAGCGGTTGTATCCCGCGGTGAAGCAGCTGATCAAGTATCCGTCTGCGTTCAAGATGACACCTAGTCTTATCAAACTTACTCAGGCGTTTTGGCTGCTCGATCACGAGAACTATCAGGAATTCCTTGACACAATGACCGGTCAGTTAATTTCCGATTCCGATGTTAAGGATTGGCACCACAGACTCATACTGCGCACCTTGGTGCGCAATAATCAGCACAAACTCGCGCTCGTATACCTCCGCGTGAGGAAGCCTCCTTTGTCCTCCTTAGACGAACAAGGTGTGGCTGTAAGTCTCTCAGTGGAACACGGTCTTGTGCAATCGGCCTTTCATCGCCGGCCACCCTGTCATTACGAACAGCTGCTAGTTTGTTTCTTCCGGGCGTGCAAGAAGTACGGCAAACTCAATGAGATTCTGCATCTGGCGCTGGACACCGAGGAAGAGGAGGTGTTTGTCAAATTTCTCGAGGAGAATAAAACTGAAGATTTgcgatttttgtattatttgcaACGGTGCCGTTATACGGAAGCAATCGGCAATCATTCGATTCGGCAATACCAAtcgaattttacaaaagatataCAATCCATGTCATTCAATATGCTCGACGCATACAACATGACTTTGCCCGATGTCACGAAGCAATTCTCTACAAACGGATTAACCGCGACCAGCTCAGACATAGATCTAAAAGCACGTTATTCTAGACCAATGTCGCATCGAAAGAGTCATGATAGGctacgaaatatatatgagacgGTGATTGCGAAGGCTAGGGAGACCTATCTTCGTAATGAGAAATATCAAGTTCCGTTTGTCAGCGTACCATGCATGTCCCTCAAGTTTAACAATAACGGGGCGAATATGAATTGTGTATCATTCCCGACATTAGTGCATAAGAGTCGCAATAACAAACGTAGAATTGATCAGATCTACGACGAGAAGAACGCAGATGTGGGTGACATGCCGGACAGCGCAAAACGCCGAAAATTATCAGATGAGAACGtctcgttaaataaattagatttgaaAGAATCGAAATTGACAGCGGCCTTTGAGACACCTCTGGTAGAACGCAAATTTAACGCATGCACGAACAAAGATAATGTTCCAGAGACACCGCAATCAATTCTAAAAATCAGACAACTTGCAAGGAACTCGACATCATCCAGTGTTGCGACACTCCAGAGGGAAGACATTGCCGATGGATTGTCTCAGaacgaaaagaaaatcaatagACAAATACGattcaatattaatcaatCTAAAAAAGTCTTGACTtatgaagaagaagaggagaaggaggaagaagaagaggaaatcGAAGAGAAGAAGGTAGAAGAGGAAGCAGGCGGCGATAGCGTCAACGTTTCCTTAAAGACAAACGCAAACAATGACATGTCCCTCAGTCCAAACAAGTCGGCATACTATGAAAGCGCGATCCTGAGCGACACTAGCAGTATTACCTCCAGCAAAATCTATTGCTATGCCCGTCCGCGACCTAGCCTCCGAAGAAGTGCCTTATCCGTAGAGTCATTACAAGAATCTTGCGCGAAGAAAGCGAGCGGAACATCCGCAAATTTATCCGCCACGATCTCGTTAATTGCTGAAGAGAATACATCAAAGAGCTGCAGCTCATCACAATCAGCCTCTGTTTATTCAACCACCATACTGTCCTCCGACAGTAACGTCGACATTAGTTACCCAAGGACACCAGGACGCGCTAGTCCGTTGGAATGGAGATTAGAAAGAGATAGTTACAACAAATTTACCATTTCATCTACGCCACTGGCGAAAAGTATAGTTTCTCAGACATTTGTTAAGCGAGCAATAAAAGTCGATCAAGATGACAACGTTAAGGACGTGGAATCGGGATCATTTATAAGCAACGTACATGTAATAAGAGAGGATCTTAGCGTGCCAAGTGAGTCCATGAAGAATCTAAGTGATGAACAATCTAATTACGATAGAAGTGATTTTGTAGAACGACGAGATAGTTTAGAAAAAGACGTATTGCAGAACAAAACTGAAAGCAAGAGCGAAAGCAAATACAATAATGGAAACATCGCGAGGGAGGAAAGCTTACGAAATCCTTGCGAAGAACAGCCCGTATTATCTGAGAAGGTCTCCGAATCGAATTTGATCGTCTTGGATGAATCCGATAACGAATTAATTCGGTTGCGGGATGACGAAGAGGACGAGGACGAACACGAGGAAACGTTCGAGAGTCTATCCACGAATGTAGAGGAAACGCAATCGGAAGACAGAATTTCCGTTCCCCATTTATCCGAAACTCCGAGATACGAAACGGAAGGATACGGCGTCGCGAAATCTAATGGCCTGCGGGAATCAGTAACGCAAGTAATGGCTGATATCGACTTCACCGACGACGAGTCCGTTAAGAGTGGCAGAAGCGCGACGCCGATGATATCCGATAAGACAGATAACGATGGAAAGAAGGAACATTCAATGCAGACCGTTCattcggaaaatatattttacgatatgtCGAATATTACGGACGATGAATCCGATTCCAATATTAGAGAAATCGAAGAATCGAAGGCACAGAATATCGAAGcggagaaaaatcaaaatgatgAAAAGAAATCAGATGGGAAAGGGAGTGTCTCGAAGAAAGACGTCGTTAAAGTTACATCGCAATTTGATGCCGATGATAACGGTATGAtaactaatataaatgattcttCGAAAGTAAACAACAACAAAACTGAATCGACCGAATGTCAAGAGAAACTATCGAAGGCTGAAAGTTCCTTGAAGAACAAATGGAAGCATATGGAATCGGAGAATATcccatatatacaaattactaGATCACCTTTAGCGGATTcaatgataaaagataaaacgaTAGATATCTCGTTGCAACAAGTGGAACCAGAAAGAATCACTCGTCTGCGAAGAGGAAGTCCGATGATGAAAGATGTGATGACGAATTCTTCATCGCGCAATAAAACCAAAAGGCCTCCGCGATCACTGAGAGCGAGTTCAATGACGAAGGATTCACCTTCACGGAGTACAAACTCTGAAGAAGCTCCTCTATTACAAAGGATGACTTCAATTACATCAGACTTATCGATGCAAAATTATCCTTTATCACCGCGATTAAGAAGAGCTTGTTCGATAACAACATTAGAGACAAGTTCTCCGTCGGGAAGATCGTTACGCAGCCGAAGAGCAAGTTCTCTCGTTAAGGACGTGCTAATGAACTCACTTGTGACGGACGAAAACCTCGAAAGATCTACGACGGAATTGGGAAGTTCTGACGTGTCGCCGTCAGTTAAAAGAAATCTCAGATCTACATCGGCGAAGAAGACTCTTCGGATCGAGAAAGATAGCGACTCCGAGAGCATCAAGGACGAGCTATCAGTGAAGAGAAGTACGAGACTTAGCTCTTCTAGTACGAGAAAAGAATTACAGGAAGATGCACCGAGGAGTCCCGCGAAGCTGACGAGCGACGATAAAGAGGACAAGAGTACGAGAAAGAGATCCTTGCGCACAAGAAAGTCCTCGGTGTCGTCCGATACGAACAAAACAACGACGAGCAGATCTTCCTCAAGATTGTCCGCAAGGGGTTTGGACAAGAAGATAACAccagagaaggaggaggattTTAAGGAGACTAAGACAAGCCGAAGACGCGGCAATTCAGTGCCTAAGGAGATCACAATGCAGACTGGCAGGAGGAGAAGATCCAGtagcataataaaagaaattattccgGAAGTTGCCGAGCCATCGGAGGAGAAATCGAGGACACTTAGGAGTTCCGTCGCGAAAAATACGTCAGACATTGTTAACATGCCATTGACGAGAAACACGCGCAGTCGAAGCGCGTCGATACAGTCAATCCCAGAGGAATTGGAGAAGATTCTTAGCCCGGTGAGGGAGACGAGATCTGCCCAGAAGGAGGCTGCGCAAGGTAACACCAGAGAGAGAAGAGCATCCAGCGCAGACGTGACGCACAAAGACGTGAAGAAGAGGATCAGAAACATTCGCGCGAGAAACATCGCAGTGGAGCCGATAGTGGAAGAACCGGCCGAGAGCGAGGACAGAGTAAGATCTCAGGAGGGCGAACAGGTGGAAAGCGGAGttgcacaaaataatatcgtgTCGAAAAGAAGAACGGCGTCGACCACAACGGTCAAGGAAGGTACAAAGCAGGATACGATAAAGCGGAAACGAGGTAGACCGCGCAAAATCGACACGAGTCAAGAGTCTAGCAATCTGTTTACCTTCTCACAGCCGGAGAAGACGGATATGCCATTGGATGAGAAAGgtaattttgatgaattatCAGATGAATGGTCTTGCGTCACAGAGAACACACACTGCATTCTGTATACAGAATATTTGTAGATTTTGTActacaaaagatattttctataataacattaacaataagtaaacaatctataatttaattctgataatttATAGTTAGTTTAGTTTAgatatatagttaaattatttattctgttAGAGTTTACTGTGACATAATGCTATTCACTTTTGTGAAGCAATAGATATCCGTTTGATAtaagattgtaatttttaatttgcagagATTGGGAAGGTTCCgaattatgtattttcacCGCCCCAAACCAAATCCAAAAGTATTTCTCCGAATCAACATCGTAGGTCACTATTCATTAATTGATCAATACGAACATTTTCTTATGCCGTAActgtattctctctttctctctctttttcttcctcttttacGCTTTTCAatcgtttatatttaaaattttgaaaattatactcGAGAGggtataaatcattttattttttactgtgtgtttatcttttatagaaaGCTAAGCTCGTTCATACCGAGTTCTGACCAGGAAAAGGGAGAATCACAGTCAGCTATCCAGAAACCTCACGACATTGTCCAGCCTGGCCGTTACTCTCGtttgattgtaaaaaatttcagatccCGATATCGAACAAAATTCctcatacataaaaaattcaaaagtacAACAGattaaacagaaaattttcCGCGAAAAAGTTCTCATGATTTATCGCGTATTTTCGACCTACAGCtttcattaaattcaaatttattttacgtttttctttaaattccaatattttcttgtattcTCGTGATATGCGTTTATGCGTCAAAATTGTCTGTAGGATTAATCTTagcaaactttaatttttaacaattgtaGGCGTatagtgaatatttaaaattttttctatcctgatacagaaataaaagaaatattatgaaacACATTTTACGAGCGTAAAATTGTCGATTAGTTTCAGTTTCTATGTTCTCTGCTGGGATATAGTACAAAGTAATTTTTCGCTGATATATAAACAATCACAAATATTTGACGAATGAAGATAGATTGAATCATTGGATTAGATGTTTaagcgataaattaatattaaatgtttttaattgatcAATTGTCTTATAAAGTGAAAGATTTCGTGCATTTCGCTGGGACCACATATGGAAACGAGAAGAAGTTTTGTTATCTTTCGATGTTATTTTGTAGAGATATCAAATTTACGTTATCgatgttttattcaattttgttttcttctttttttcccgcGAACAACTGAACTTGTCTCGATAGTATATCTGGTTAATTAGAGAGACaaagcaattttcttttctttgtttaaattgggatatattttaagttgtGGTTGTGTGTTATCGACTGTAGCGGCAGTACTTGAAATATATGCTAGTACGCGCGATAttgattagaaatatatttaagaaacaaaaaaaaaatatatgcatgtaatTCTCATGCGAAGTTTGTTTTAGCAATCCATATGCCTGTAAAAGTCATTTAAATTGTGCCACATGCTGCGTGTCAGTTGTATGGACAGATgctatttcatttaaatttcgaatatattattctaacaaGCTACGATTGAATCTGTCGCTTctcgaaaatataaacttaaatgATAAACTATCATTGAAATTGTATCAATATCGTTTTTTTCTCTAACGCTCACAGTAGTATTCATTCCGTTTTATGTACGCTCTTTTTTGGAGGACCCGCTgtgaatagattttttttatgttaataccTCTAGAATTTGATTTTCTAGCGCAGAATTCTCTCTCTGCTACATCttgcatataatttctataatatctttccggcaaaaaaagcaaaatgtatcatatctttgtaaataatttattaatgtactcatgtataatacaataaatgtaaaagaaagtaatacatgatatatatatatatataaaaaaaaaagaaaaaaactccAATCAccacaaaaatatacattataaattagttttcgtatatatatatataaaatatacatatgaagaATATTACTTGAAGCTATCAATACAGATTCCGATTCTTTCGCGAATAGtccttatataaattagtgaataatatattgtgtacGTGTGTATTATAcgtgtgcatgcgtgcgtgtatgAACAAGGTcgagtatattataataatcgaaaattaataacaaataaattctgacaacattttataaatgtgtgtcgttttaaaattataaatagttaaacatatttttttcgagacagggaaagaagaaaataacaatGATAACTCTTTCATGGCATTTTCTTACATTGTAACATTTCCCTTGAGAAGCTTGCTCATATCATGTTTTGAAATTCAGGGGAAAAGATTGCAATACGTAACATTCGCTTgatatagatttatagatCT from Cataglyphis hispanica isolate Lineage 1 chromosome 11, ULB_Chis1_1.0, whole genome shotgun sequence encodes the following:
- the LOC126853144 gene encoding protein ELYS isoform X1 codes for the protein MKELEEVNCEIRRIVNLQFPVSNRLRNSEIEEHGQSVISQEHNSDSECRGGFLHNVTYAWLSYGCRLVVFNVKIGESISSWTFRGIVTSVSYFPAQSGEFPLLLVGIDNCANKLKDSFGLLCIFDCTTSRVLRAIHMPCGVEQVCVVSGGAEWEEFNDKRLDNVLNEMDGIACVVLRNLQHIMIDLRRHTWDIYDLSSVMDEMSPAELDFLSSKQIVGRHQSNREKHAAYNLLNRRIEKHIGFNREDFESSPLLNESLTTAIISSVKIGCLISGCLGRVIIWQNDGSIRWISAPIDDNMAVTHLALLEPTDDPRPFYYLWVVFQDELSRTPPVLRMYAMLFERKYYDRDVNLYFNLEDDPSLKFESELSEGDRIVGLCTVERESNSEQTESSVRRGEDNLLLITTDERMLLFDLNQWYKEQMPRTINECQNPNSILATYRTRLDAQNTDNQVISFAYVPLSLQEFPSLGPNSPEELFYPNSLSLEWVELSSKRLTFWMTRGIQADLLREMAMAGPSILIQPSETFHRCLSVGLVPFNSEFTFASDQNAQREMLLSLCLEQRWSTFLVKCAVEWSDGSASYLYPTFLKWGIQRASTIKMIADRLCVPLFDQSGSSIGEADVKNLRFCSQQLECLSSVVSKLSSAVTDLKKQRRTLKRVSTYFQVLLWFYDVGLLPETQDLEEEDESTLPISLALRIPYPYERLSALYKEKRAQFQKDNSGNENEQDLFIDELITRECSMLKAQWEREGGTATGGCYPPPSLQSLLRSYLTDYHQTEANEISCKHQITIYLLMDLQAMLLQRLYPAVKQLIKYPSAFKMTPSLIKLTQAFWLLDHENYQEFLDTMTGQLISDSDVKDWHHRLILRTLVRNNQHKLALVYLRVRKPPLSSLDEQGVAVSLSVEHGLVQSAFHRRPPCHYEQLLVCFFRACKKYGKLNEILHLALDTEEEEVFVKFLEENKTEDLRFLYYLQRCRYTEAIGNHSIRQYQSNFTKDIQSMSFNMLDAYNMTLPDVTKQFSTNGLTATSSDIDLKARYSRPMSHRKSHDRLRNIYETVIAKARETYLRNEKYQVPFVSVPCMSLKFNNNGANMNCVSFPTLVHKSRNNKRRIDQIYDEKNADVGDMPDSAKRRKLSDENVSLNKLDLKESKLTAAFETPLVERKFNACTNKDNVPETPQSILKIRQLARNSTSSSVATLQREDIADGLSQNEKKINRQIRFNINQSKKVLTYEEEEEKEEEEEEIEEKKVEEEAGGDSVNVSLKTNANNDMSLSPNKSAYYESAILSDTSSITSSKIYCYARPRPSLRRSALSVESLQESCAKKASGTSANLSATISLIAEENTSKSCSSSQSASVYSTTILSSDSNVDISYPRTPGRASPLEWRLERDSYNKFTISSTPLAKSIVSQTFVKRAIKVDQDDNVKDVESGSFISNVHVIREDLSVPSESMKNLSDEQSNYDRSDFVERRDSLEKDVLQNKTESKSESKYNNGNIAREESLRNPCEEQPVLSEKVSESNLIVLDESDNELIRLRDDEEDEDEHEETFESLSTNVEETQSEDRISVPHLSETPRYETEGYGVAKSNGLRESVTQVMADIDFTDDESVKSGRSATPMISDKTDNDGKKEHSMQTVHSENIFYDMSNITDDESDSNIREIEESKAQNIEAEKNQNDEKKSDGKGSVSKKDVVKVTSQFDADDNGMITNINDSSKVNNNKTESTECQEKLSKAESSLKNKWKHMESENIPYIQITRSPLADSMIKDKTIDISLQQVEPERITRLRRGSPMMKDVMTNSSSRNKTKRPPRSLRASSMTKDSPSRSTNSEEAPLLQRMTSITSDLSMQNYPLSPRLRRACSITTLETSSPSGRSLRSRRASSLVKDVLMNSLVTDENLERSTTELGSSDVSPSVKRNLRSTSAKKTLRIEKDSDSESIKDELSVKRSTRLSSSSTRKELQEDAPRSPAKLTSDDKEDKSTRKRSLRTRKSSVSSDTNKTTTSRSSSRLSARGLDKKITPEKEEDFKETKTSRRRGNSVPKEITMQTGRRRRSSSIIKEIIPEVAEPSEEKSRTLRSSVAKNTSDIVNMPLTRNTRSRSASIQSIPEELEKILSPVRETRSAQKEAAQGNTRERRASSADVTHKDVKKRIRNIRARNIAVEPIVEEPAESEDRVRSQEGEQVESGVAQNNIVSKRRTASTTTVKEGTKQDTIKRKRGRPRKIDTSQESSNLFTFSQPEKTDMPLDEKEIGKVPNYVFSPPQTKSKSISPNQHRRKLSSFIPSSDQEKGESQSAIQKPHDIVQPGRYSRLIVKNFRSRYRTKFLIHKKFKSTTD
- the LOC126853144 gene encoding protein ELYS isoform X2; this translates as MKELEEVNCEIRRIVNLQFPVSNRLRNSEIEEHGQSVISQEHNSDSECRGGFLHNVTYAWLSYGCRLVVFNVKIGESISSWTFRGIVTSVSYFPAQSGEFPLLLVGIDNCANKLKDSFGLLCIFDCTTSRVLRAIHMPCGVEQVCVVSGGAEWEEFNDKRLDNVLNEMDGIACVVLRNLQHIMIDLRRHTWDIYDLSSVMDEMSPAELDFLSSKQIVGRHQSNREKHAAYNLLNRRIEKHIGFNREDFESSPLLNESLTTAIISSVKIGCLISGCLGRVIIWQNDGSIRWISAPIDDNMAVTHLALLEPTDDPRPFYYLWVVFQDELSRTPPVLRMYAMLFERKYYDRDVNLYFNLEDDPSLKFESELSEGDRIVGLCTVERESNSEQTESSVRRGEDNLLLITTDERMLLFDLNQWYKEQMPRTINECQNPNSILATYRTRLDAQNTDNQVISFAYVPLSLQEFPSLGPNSPEELFYPNSLSLEWVELSSKRLTFWMTRGIQADLLREMAMAGPSILIQPSETFHRCLSVGLVPFNSEFTFASDQNAQREMLLSLCLEQRWSTFLVKCAVEWSDGSASYLYPTFLKWGIQRASTIKMIADRLCVPLFDQSGSSIGEADVKNLRFCSQQLECLSSVVSKLSSAVTDLKKQRRTLKRVSTYFQVLLWFYDVGLLPETQDLEEEDESTLPISLALRIPYPYERLSALYKEKRAQFQKDNSGNENEQDLFIDELITRECSMLKAQWEREGGTATGGCYPPPSLQSLLRSYLTDYHQTEANEISCKHQITIYLLMDLQAMLLQRLYPAVKQLIKYPSAFKMTPSLIKLTQAFWLLDHENYQEFLDTMTGQLISDSDVKDWHHRLILRTLVRNNQHKLALVYLRVRKPPLSSLDEQGVAVSLSVEHGLVQSAFHRRPPCHYEQLLVCFFRACKKYGKLNEILHLALDTEEEEVFVKFLEENKTEDLRFLYYLQRCRYTEAIGNHSIRQYQSNFTKDIQSMSFNMLDAYNMTLPDVTKQFSTNGLTATSSDIDLKARYSRPMSHRKSHDRLRNIYETVIAKARETYLRNEKYQVPFVSVPCMSLKFNNNGANMNCVSFPTLVHKSRNNKRRIDQIYDEKNADVGDMPDSAKRRKLSDENVSLNKLDLKESKLTAAFETPLVERKFNACTNKDNVPETPQSILKIRQLARNSTSSSVATLQREDIADGLSQNEKKINRQIRFNINQSKKVLTYEEEEEKEEEEEEIEEKKVEEEAGGDSVNVSLKTNANNDMSLSPNKSAYYESAILSDTSSITSSKIYCYARPRPSLRRSALSVESLQESCAKKASGTSANLSATISLIAEENTSKSCSSSQSASVYSTTILSSDSNVDISYPRTPGRASPLEWRLERDSYNKFTISSTPLAKSIVSQTFVKRAIKVDQDDNVKDVESGSFISNVHVIREDLSVPSESMKNLSDEQSNYDRSDFVERRDSLEKDVLQNKTESKSESKYNNGNIAREESLRNPCEEQPVLSEKVSESNLIVLDESDNELIRLRDDEEDEDEHEETFESLSTNVEETQSEDRISVPHLSETPRYETEGYGVAKSNGLRESVTQVMADIDFTDDESVKSGRSATPMISDKTDNDGKKEHSMQTVHSENIFYDMSNITDDESDSNIREIEESKAQNIEAEKNQNDEKKSDGKGSVSKKDVVKVTSQFDADDNGMITNINDSSKVNNNKTESTECQEKLSKAESSLKNKWKHMESENIPYIQITRSPLADSMIKDKTIDISLQQVEPERITRLRRGSPMMKDVMTNSSSRNKTKRPPRSLRASSMTKDSPSRSTNSEEAPLLQRMTSITSDLSMQNYPLSPRLRRACSITTLETSSPSGRSLRSRRASSLVKDVLMNSLVTDENLERSTTELGSSDVSPSVKRNLRSTSAKKTLRIEKDSDSESIKDELSVKRSTRLSSSSTRKELQEDAPRSPAKLTSDDKEDKSTRKRSLRTRKSSVSSDTNKTTTSRSSSRLSARGLDKKITPEKEEDFKETKTSRRRGNSVPKEITMQTGRRRRSSSIIKEIIPEVAEPSEEKSRTLRSSVAKNTSDIVNMPLTRNTRSRSASIQSIPEELEKILSPVRETRSAQKEAAQGNTRERRASSADVTHKDVKKRIRNIRARNIAVEPIVEEPAESEDRVRSQEGEQVESGVAQNNIVSKRRTASTTTVKEGTKQDTIKRKRGRPRKIDTSQESSNLFTFSQPEKTDMPLDEKEIGKVPNYVFSPPQTKSKSISPNQHQS